One Pelodiscus sinensis isolate JC-2024 unplaced genomic scaffold, ASM4963464v1 ctg80, whole genome shotgun sequence DNA segment encodes these proteins:
- the LOC142824393 gene encoding uncharacterized protein LOC142824393 — MGTRMAPQYANIFMADLEQRFLNSRPLSLLHYLRYIDDIFMIWMHGQETLEIFHRDFNNLHPTINLSLDHSTREIHFLDTTIQINNGKLDTTLYRKPTDSYSYLHASSSHPEHTTRSIVYRQALRYNRICSNPTDRDQKLQELYQAFINLNYPPREIKKQIERARRIPRNHLLQDRPKKTNNRTPLVITYNPQLKPVQHIINKLQPILEQDTILKEALGDRPIVFYRQPPNLKMILTNHHRTYHTNTNPGTFPCNKPRCQLCPHIHSADTIIGPNQVSYKIKNTYSCASRNIIYAIMCRKCPSAMYIGQTSQTLRQRINAHKTDIRQDHKEKSDRNVAVLVWGS, encoded by the coding sequence atgggtacacgcatggccccacagtatgctaacatctttatggctgacctagaacaacgtttcctcaactcccgtcccctttcactcctccactacctacggtacatcgatgacatctttatgatctggatgcatggccaagaaacactggagatattccacagagatttcaacaacctacaccccaccatcaacctcagcctggaccattctacacgagagatccacttcctggacaccaccatacaaatcaacaatggaaaattagacaccactctctacagaaaacccaccgactcatacagttacctacatgcttccagctcccatccagaacacaccacacgatccatcgtctataggcaagcccttcgatacaaccgcatctgctctaatcccactgacagagaccagaagcttcaggagctctaccaagcatttataaacctcaactacccacccagagaaataaaaaagcaaattgaaagagccagaagaatacctagaaaccatctacttcaagacagacccaagaaaaccaacaatagaacaccacttgtcatcacctacaacccccaacttaaacctgtccaacacattatcaataaactacagcctatattggaacaggataccatactcaaagaggctctgggagacagacccatagtcttctatagacaaccacctaacctcaagatgattcttaccaaccaccacaggacataccacactaataccaaccctggtaccttcccttgcaacaaaccccgttgccagctttgtccacatattcattctgctgataccattattggacctaaccaagtgagttataagatcaagaacacatattcctgcgcatccagaaatataatctatgctatcatgtgccgaaagtgtccgtctgctatgtacattggacaaacatctcagacacttcgccaaaggattaatgcccacaaaacagatatcagacaagatcacaaagagaaaagtgatagaaatgtagccgtgttagtctggggtagttga